One window of the Saccopteryx bilineata isolate mSacBil1 chromosome 2, mSacBil1_pri_phased_curated, whole genome shotgun sequence genome contains the following:
- the COA3 gene encoding cytochrome c oxidase assembly factor 3 homolog, mitochondrial has translation MAASGSGDPLDAKSGQAPVAQRIDPTREKLTPAQLYVMRQAQLAQWQKTLPQRRTRNVVTGLGIGALVLAIYGYTIYSVSQERFLDELEDEAKAAQARAMARASSGP, from the exons ATGGCGGCGTCGGGATCTGGTGACCCTCTGGATGCTAAGAGTGGACAGGCTCCTGTGGCCCAGCGCATCGACCCGACTCGGGAGAAACTGACTCCGGCACAGCTGTATGTCATGCGTCAGGCGCAGCTCGCCCAGTGGCAGAAGACGCTGCCACAGCGGCGGACCCGGAACGTCGTGACCGGCCTGGGCATCGGGGCCCTGGTGTTAGCTATTT ATGGTTACACAATCTACTCAGTGTCCCAGGAGCGTTTCCTAGATGAGCTGGAAGATGAGGCCAAAGCAGCTCAAGCCCGAGCTATGGCAAGGGCATCATCAGGACCCTGA